In Tursiops truncatus isolate mTurTru1 chromosome X, mTurTru1.mat.Y, whole genome shotgun sequence, the following proteins share a genomic window:
- the ARMCX6 gene encoding protein ARMCX6 — MGRAREVGWMAAGLMIGAGACYCVYKLTIGRDDSEKLEEEEEEWDDEQELDEEEPEIWFDFTTMARPWSEDGDWNEPGAPGGTEDRPAGGGKANRTHPVKQRPFPYERKNTWSAQSFKNFSSVLGLSKCPFIQGKVLLAQPRDTGFSFSHDINSHLASLSIAGNTIPIPDPAVEAFCALDNLKASVENQGQIKMYINEVCRETVSLCCNSFLQQAGLNLLIIMTVINNMLAKSVSDLKFPLIPEGSECAEGHVVKPLMGLSEKPVLAGELLGAQMLLSFLSLFIRNANRQLLPEIPAS, encoded by the coding sequence ATGGGCCGGGCTCGGGAAGTGGGTTGGATGGCAGCAGGACTGATGATTGGGGCAGGTGCCTGCTACTGCGTTTACAAACTAACCATAGGAAGAGATGACAGTGAGAagttggaggaggaggaggaggaatgggATGATGAACAGGAGCTTGACGAGGAGGAGCCCGAGATTTGGTTTGATTTCACAACTATGGCTCGGCCCTGGAGTGAGGATGGGGATTGGAATGAACCTGGGGCCCCTGGTGGCACCGAGGACAGGCCTGCAGGTGGGGGCAAGGCCAACCGAACACATCCGGTAAAACAGCGCCCATTCCCTTATGAACGTAAAAATACTTGGAGTGctcaaagctttaaaaatttcagttctGTTCTTGGCCTCTCCAAGTGCCCTTTCATTCAGGGAAAAGTGTTGTTAGCTCAGCCCAGGGACACTGGTTTTTCATTTAGCCACGATATCAATAGTCATTTGGCCAGCCTCTCCATTGCTGGAAACACGATCCCTATTCCCGACCCTGCTGTTGAGGCTTTCTGTGCCCTGGATAACTTGAAAGCCAGTGTTGAAAATCAGGGCCAGATTAAGATGTACATCAACGAAGTGTGTCGGGAGACTGTGTCACTTTGCTGCAACTCATTTCTGCAGCAGGCCGGATTAAATTTGTTAATAATCATGACAGTTATTAATAACATGCTTGCCAAGTCCGTTTCAGACTTGAAGTTTCCTTTGATACCAGAGGGAAGTGAATGTGCTGAGGGGCACGTTGTGAAACCCTTGATGGGTTTGTCTGAAAAGCCAGTCTTGGCGGGGGAGTTGCTGGGAGCCCAGATGTTGCTCTCCTTCTTGTCCCTCTTTATCAGGAACGCAAACAGACAGCTTCTCCCAGAAATCCCGGCCTCTTAA